The Roseomonas gilardii nucleotide sequence TGGCTCTCGATTCCACCGCCTGCGGCCTGTTCCCCATCGCGCCGACACCCTTCCACCCGGATGGGCGGATCGATGTGGCCTCGGTGGATACCCTGATGGAGCGCTACCTCGCCGCCGGTGCCACGGGCGTCACGGTGCTCGGCATCATGGGCGAGGCGCCGAAGCTGGAGCCGGAGGAGTCCCTCGACATCGCCGCGCGCTTCGTGAAGGGCATGGCGGGGCTTCCCGTCATCGTCGGCGTGTCGGCGCCCGGCTTCGCCGCCATGCGCTCCCTCAGCCGCGCGGTGATGGACAAGGGGGCGGCGGGGGTGATGATCGCGCCGGTGCCGTCGCTGCGCACCGACGACCAGATCGTCACCTACTATCGCCAGGCGATCGAGGCCATCGGCGACGACGTGCCCTTCGTGATCCAGGACTATCCGCTGACCCTCTCGGTGCAGATGACGCCCGGGGTGATCCGCCGGATCGTGCAGGAGCATCCCTCCTGCGTGATGCTGAAGCACGAGGACTGGCCGGGCCTGGAGAAGATCTCCACCCTGCGGGGTTATCAGGAGGACGGCTCGCTGCGCCCGATTTCCATCCTGACCGGCAATGGCGGGATGTTCCTGGACTTCGAGATGGAGCGCGGCGCGGACGGGGCCATGACGGGCTATGCCTTTCCCGAAATGCTGGCGGATGTGGTGCAGCTGCAGAAGGAAGGCGCGCGGGACGCGGCGCATGACCTGTTCGACGCCCATCTGCCGCTGCTGCGCTACGAGCAGCAGCAGGGGGTGGGCCTCGCGGTCCGTAAATACGTGCTGATGCGCCGCGGCTTCATCGCCTCCGACGCGCAGCGCAAGCCCGGTGCGGCCCTGACCGCCGCTGCGCGGGCGGAAGTGGACTATCTGCTGCTTCGCCTCGCCCGGAAGGATGCCCGCGCGGCCCTGTGAGCATCCGGCAGGCGGCGGCGCGTCACGCTTCCG carries:
- a CDS encoding dihydrodipicolinate synthase family protein — encoded protein: MALDSTACGLFPIAPTPFHPDGRIDVASVDTLMERYLAAGATGVTVLGIMGEAPKLEPEESLDIAARFVKGMAGLPVIVGVSAPGFAAMRSLSRAVMDKGAAGVMIAPVPSLRTDDQIVTYYRQAIEAIGDDVPFVIQDYPLTLSVQMTPGVIRRIVQEHPSCVMLKHEDWPGLEKISTLRGYQEDGSLRPISILTGNGGMFLDFEMERGADGAMTGYAFPEMLADVVQLQKEGARDAAHDLFDAHLPLLRYEQQQGVGLAVRKYVLMRRGFIASDAQRKPGAALTAAARAEVDYLLLRLARKDARAAL